The DNA sequence CAGTCACAATAAAATGTCTCCCAGTGCTCGTCAAATTCATTGTTTTGGGAAGACTCCTGTGAGGAGTTTTCTCCCGCGCCATACTGGTCGCTCAGCTGCAGTGCCTCGAAATTGTCGGGAAGCCCCGAATCGCTCTTCTCAGACCGGGCTGATGGGGAAGACAGCCGCCGTCGTTTGTCGTCTCTCGGGGGCGCCAGTTCGGCTGTCTTGTACCCATCACAGAATCCTTGCCATTTCAAGCATCGCTGGCATGCAGGCTTGGCCTCGTCGCATTTCACATGTCGTCTCCTAAAAGGCACACCGTTGTCAATATAACGCccatggtctgttggaaCAACCAGGCTGCCGAGTGATGACCTACTTGCCTGCAGCAGCAACTCTCAGTCAGTAATAGGCCTCTCGTTTATGCAGCATTTCGAGACTAGTGACCCACATGTAACACAACCGGAGCGCACTTTCGGTACGCTTGCCCTTGTGGCTCGTGGCCGGTGATCCAGGCTGAAGACAAAAGACTGGGGACCAGAACTGTGTTGCGAGTAAGCTAGATCAGTTTCGGCCATGCAAGCGATAGCGAGAGTTCAACCCACCCTTCTGGCACATTACTATCCCCAGTAGACCACGGAGTCTTGACCTTGAACATGCCAGTTCTCTTAGAGGAGGACATGATGGATATTCGATGATGATCTGGCATCGAAGAGAATGAGTAGATCTTCGGATCACCTGTCCACACACCCAACCTCTTGATAAGGGGGGGACATCGAGTCCAATTTGAGGAAAACAGACCCAAAAGTGTACGGTGCCAAGATGGTGGCTTTGTGATTCTGAATCCAGGGTCCGGGTTACCAAGAGGTACTGCTGTGCTCGGCATGTCGGGTTGGATAAGACGAACGTCACAAACCTTGCCGCCATGAGGAGGTAAATGCGGAAGCCTGGTGGGTACGGTTGCACCACATCATCTAGGGTGTGCCAATAGCTTCCGGCAATGGATGGGTATGGGACGTACTTGTCGTATCAAGGGGCTGAGATAAGTCGTGATCCTGAGCAAAGATCAAAGTATATGCCAGGTACAGCCACTTTGGGTCGGAACGTGGTTGTGGATTCGGGTCGAAATACTCGACACATCGTTCCGTTTCTTGGTGCCTGTGCCATGACAAGGAGTCTGGAAGCGGGGGACCGGGCGGACAGACAGTGTGGGGGGATGTTCTTTTGTTCCATACCATGGCGCCGTCACCGGTGTCTAGGTGGTCTGAACATTGACCATTCAGCTATCGCCCGGTAATTGCCATAATGCCGGTCGAGCTGTCTACCACACGGCATCAAGCTCGAAGCCAATTACAGCACGAATGAGAGGAGCGTTTCCTACACCAAAGGGACACAACGAAGCGATCTGTATAATCTGCAATCAGCGCCATGTCAGCATCGAAACTCCATCACACCACGGGCCAATCCATACAATTACCACATGAGCGGAGGTTGTAAGGAGGCTTAGTCGCTTTAGCGGTCTTGGCCCTGCAAGTCGAGGAGCGGACGGGAAGCGGAGGTGCGGCCGCATGCATGTGTCAATAATCTGTGGTTAGATGAATGACCTCCGGGTGGTACTACCTCACATTACTGAAACAGGGTTGGTGTGAGATTGGGCTTCAAGATGGAGTTAAGAACGTCACATACCGACTGTGGTACAATGTTGGTGCGTGAGCATTTGGGACAAACACTTTGGTGGGCAAATTGCTGTAGTAAGCTGGCGCTTAACTCTGTTTGCCCTAGCGTGTGGCACCTTGGCCAGGTTATCAGGGCTAATTGTCCCTTTGAACAGACCTAAAGTCAACGTCAACTCCCGAACATCACAATACCTATTCCAAGTTGACCAACATCATGATTGCTGACTGTATCCAGGGATGTCAGGCAACGATTTACTTTCGTGCCATCAACCCGAGCGAATATACACGAACGgacttccccttccaccgccaaacatcaacacccaaacCTGAATTGCACAATTGCATCTCCAGATGCCAAGCAATCAGATTGGGAAGGAGCAAGGGTAGAAAACCATGTGAGTTGATTGGTCAAGCAACGATCCCATTGAACACACTCTGCCTTGCTGACAGCCTAAGCTGAGAATGTATCGTATTGTTGCTCTCATTCAGCTCGCATTTTGTTGCACGGTACTGACATCACAGAGTTCAAAAAGAGTAACCCGTATCCGACCCGGACATCTCCTCCTACAATCCAACAACTCAAGTGCTCGACTTATCTCAAGTACATGTCAGACTTCTTAGGCAACGACAAAACCAACTTCTGGCGAGATTAACGCCGCTGACGGTCAAATGTTTGGAACTCGAGCCGCAAACTTTATTTTCTTTCCGGAATGATATCCAATCGGTTGCCGCTGTCGTATTAATCAAGTCTTGGAGCGGGCCGAGGTCCAAATGTTACCTTGACTGACCTTATCCATCCTCACGACGTTTCAGGGGAATCGACATTACCAGCTTCATCTCGCGCGACTCTATAGGATGGCCATGTCAGCAGAATTCCACGAAAGGTTGTTGCCTGCTTATCATGAAGTCATCGACAGATACAAAACACAAAAACTGTCCTCCTACCTACTTCGACATGGAATCCAAGATTATTGTCATTCTTATTGCTAATCAAATTCTCCAGCTCGGGCAATGTGCACATATCGAATATTGGTTCATTCTATGAGACAGACCTATGCACTGGTTCTTTTTTGTTACCATTGGCGTTGGGTAGGAACTCGACCCTTGCATCAGCCCATGAAAATCGCTAGCTCATGAAAACACAGCCCCCTTCACCCCACATCGCCTACAACACTAACACTAACCTTCAATTTTATGTATCAATGGGAAATCTCAAGAAGCACTGGCCCGTCGAATTCCATCCCCGTCTCATGTTGGTTCCGGTTCCACTCGCGCGTGCGGCGAGGCAGACCAGGGGGCATTCTTCCCGGCTGACTTGCATTGTCACCAAACCCCACCGCTGCCACTGTGCAACGGAACCCCTTACCCAGAAGCGACCCTCGTAACGGCATCCGAAGGGAGGTTGCCACGTTGTTCACACGATTTACCCGCGGCAGATATTATTCCTCTTGCTGAATCATCAGTCCCCATGCACAGTCAAACAATCAAGCTTTCTGTGTAACCACAGGGGGGTAGTTGCTTATGAAATCTCATTCTCTTGGTAAGTGAGGGCACTCCTACTGCCTCCCAGCGCAGCTTGAACAACCTACCCAGATATAACCTCAGTCTACAGAAGGCCACGCGTCAAAGAGTCATGTTATCATATCGACAGAAGTCCGCGGCCAGATACCAAGGATTCGTGCATATGGATGTACATAACCGTGTCACCTCGGCAATGGCAAAGCCACAATGGGGTTGCGCCAACAACGCTACCCTCTAAGCAAAATCAAAGAGATCAAGTATCATGACGGAAAGGCGGGCTCAGCTCCGTCTATCAAGCTTACGATCAGTGAGCCGTGAGAGGAAGGTTGACAAGAAATCCTTCATTACCTCAGCTACCTTACTTCTGGCCAACTTGAAAAGTCTTGAAATGTTTCACTGCCAGGGACTGACTGACCAAGGGCAGTGCTGCAATCTACCTAGCAACTTATCAAGCAAGTAAACTCCCTGTTGGAGGCCTCCCATGGTTTAGCCAGCTCTCCTGAACCACAAACTTCCGATGAAAATATGCACCAGGTGTACTGGCAAAACACAACAATGCCATGAAGAGACCAGTATTACAGTAAGAATTTTCATCATGCCAaaaatttttttttaattcTCAGTTCTAGACTAAGCTCATTTATCTATACATCAAGCCTCACCTGTCAATATACAATACTTCCTGACCCAAAACTCTGTCCAGCGGGACGGAAGCCCCATCTCTAACCTTATCACCGGCCTTGTAAATCAGTTCAGCGATTAAACACCAGAAACCATCATGAGTATCCGGCCTTTTCTCACAAGTCTGTAGGCCCCCTCGCCCATGACAGCTCGGACACAAAGCCAGAAGCATCACGAGCGCAAGACAGGCGAgatacctcctcctccagagaGCCTCTTTCATGAACTCACGCTGGTGGTCGAAAATAATCAAGACAAGGCTCCCAACATGCCAAACAACCAGGACCACCCTGCGGGCAGTCCAGAGTACCAGGCAGGCTGCCGCCCAGATCTTCCAAAAGTACCAAAGGTGGAcgcgatgatgatggcggtgcTCTGGACGATTCCAGCGGGCACAAGAAAATACGTGATGAGATACACACTCAGGTAGATCAGCACCGCGGTGAAAAGAACCTCCCATTTGCACTTGTTAGCACTAAACACATAGAACGAGCATCCCCACTGCCGTGTGTTGACTTCATTGTCCCAGGTGGTTCTGGGGGGCACGTATAACCTGCCGAGACTGGCTCCGTTCAACCCGAGGAATGGGACCTGCAGCCAGTACAGGACGAACCAAAACACGTCGGGGATGCAcagggagaggatgagaaaGGTGACGAGTCCGGTAAGGGTGTGGATCCTGATGTAGTCTCCCAAGCGGATCCAGTAATCGCGAGGGTAGATTTCCACGTAGTAGCGAGCTAGATCGAAGTTGTCGGCGTTAACTATGGTTTCCATGTTAATATCGGGCAGGCGCCCGCGCTCACGCTGGGATACATCCAGGTGTCTTAGGTTGTCCATTTTGGTGGATCGCTTCTTGACTTGGATGAATAGAAATTATGTCGGGGCGTTGAttgggtggttgaagacTTCCGGCGCCTTGTAATGGAAACAATCGTAAGCCTGCTGAAAAAtgtaaataaataaaaaagaaGGATTCTGTGACGTGATTAGCATGTTTTCACAGGTAAAGGGGAGTTACttgatgaagaaaaaaaggcggAATGAAAAAGCGAAGGAAGAAAACCATGACTAGTTCGATATTGGCTTGCACCCCCGATAGCTAAGAGAAAATACTACAATGGTGCATGCTATGGATTGTTTGGGGTCAGGGACCCACGTGACGGGTCACATGCTCATTCTGGGCCATGCTGGAGTGGATTCACAACTCGAGTCACTTTTTACCAGAAACCAACCTATGCCAACACTGAGTCGCGTGCACACACCAGGAAAGAGCCCCAAATCCCACACGGAATGAACTTTTTATCTGCTTTCCGAGCTCCTACTAGGCTAGAAGCTCAATGGTTCAAGGTGGGCCTTGTCTCGTCATTTCCCGATCTTGGcattgacgaggaagacacCCACACCTTGGCGCACACTCGAACATGCAACACCGACACAGCACCGGGATGCAAAGTCTTCCATATACCAAAAGATGATCCTTCCTCTGGAAATGAAGTTCCAGTCCCGGAGAATGAAGCCGCTGGCGACATGACAGACCAGGTCTTGGTTTTCAAACGGAAGGGAACCTTCCATGCTATCGACCATGTAAGTAGTGGCCACTCTCAAGATTGTATCAGTTCTCTAACCGAGACACTGTAGCAATGTCCACATTCATCCTTCCCGCTTTCTCAAGGCCTGCCCTTTGACATTGAAGACTTTGGCATTGTCCTGAGTGCGGGAATCACCTGCCCAAAGCATGGCTGGTCCTTCGACCTGTTCTCTGGAAGGGCAGACAGGGGGAACTACAAGCTCAAGGTCTGGGAGGTACAACTACGAGATGCCGCCAACGATGCCTCGGACAAAGAAGTATGGGTGAGAAGAAAGCAGAGGATCGGGTAATACAATGCCGTGTGGTCGATCACAATGCCCGCCTCGAGGATGAGTGGGAGAGTGCTCAGAAATTGAGGGCTGACAAAAATAACACACGGTTTCTTTgtgccaacaacagcccgtagatggctggctggcaaACCGAGCTGCCGCCAACCAACGAAACAAAGAAGGCCGAGTCTTTGAACTCAGTATAAAtcagaacaacaacccccgcCAACTTGTTCAGAAAAGACGGTAGACCGAGAGACTCACTCACTCAAGCACCAACGCTTCGGCATCTTTCACTCTATTTCATTTGTTACTACACCCTATCGTTTCATCCACACTCTCCTGGTGAGAGCAGCCGTTATTGTCTATTACACTCTCCCCTGACACTATATCAATCGCTCTTCCCCATCGTTACCACCAATCTTCGACTACCTAAACAGCAAAATGGCCCCCAAGAGGTATAACAACAAGGCCCCCAAGGCCCCCAAGGCTCCAAAAAACCACAAAACCACCTCCAAGGTCAAGAAGGTGCAGGCACCTATCACTACCCGTGTGACACGCTCTAGAGCCCGTGAGtctggggaggagttggtctCTCTTGACATGTATGCATCGACTCGAACCCGAAGAAAGACAACTAAAGCCACCGTCACTAATCCAACGGTCATTAACACCACGGTTAATAACCCTACGGTTGACACCCCTACGGTTAACAGCACCGCGGTTACCAACACCACGGTTACCATTGAGATCAAGGTAACACCGTCAAAGGCGCCAGGCACAGAAGAGATCAAACTGAATCCACCCACCAAGAGAAAGGCGTCCACCGAAACACCTCGTGACTTGGAATCGCCTCCTAGAAAATTGGCGAGGAATGGCCGCGCACCAAAGTCGCCTTCTAGTCCTAAGAAAACGCCCACCGAGAAACAGGTGGGTCAACCCCCGGTTACTCAGACAGAGGTCCCGGCTACTCAGACAGAGAAAGTAACCCAGGTAGACCCGAACTCTTCtaccagcagcagtggcaTTGGTTCTGTCAGCGTTGGCAGCTCCAACTTTGCAAGCCCCGCGGGAAGCGAGAAAAGTGACAGCACCGGTGGTATCAGTTCTCTCAACAGTGGCTCTAACTCTGAGAAGAACCCCAGCTCTCCCGGTTCTCCCAACAAGCCTCCTAGTGATTCTGGGTCCGACTCTAACCCTCAGAATCTTGACCGGGCTCCTTTCCCAGCTCATACTAATGGTTTCTTTACTGCTCTTGTTTCCCTGCTCGAGATTGCTGACAATGTTCGCGGCTTGAAGCAGACAATTGATGAAACGCCTGGGGTGTCTCCTAACTGGGCCGACTCCGAGCGGTACTCCCGCTACTCCTCATCCACTGAATCAAGCCTCTACAGTTTCTAGTAGGTCTCGTGAttttcgtcatcatcattttCTACCAAGCAACGTGATGCAGAAAAGCAGTTAGCTAAAACAATAGATATTGGTTCTTCAATGCGCAGTGAAGCGTCTTTTGACAAGTCCCCTCGTCCCACATCTCCCTCTGTGAagaagtcgtcgtcgtcgtggtccAAAAGCAAGTCCAGCCTTCCTGTAACTTctgacaaccaccaccaccgtgatGCCACACGCCCGATCAGAGCTTCGGTCGCTCGCGTCTACGAGACCGACTCTTCAGcaacacccacaccacacccaccaccattaAAACCCGGCGTCTTCAAAAGGgcctccccatcttcaacagAAATACATCCTTCTCATCGGGACCGGTACACCGGCCGTAGGAGACAGTCGCCCTCGCCAGAATTGACAACCCCCCGACGAGGAAGttacctcttcttcttcctcctcatcggacagccaaccccaacccaaacccggacccaaacccaaacccccttaACGTCAACTCACCCGCGAAACCCACTCCAGAATCCAACCGAAGGCAATCCTCCGCCCAAACCGGatcaaaaccccctccccgcatCACCGTCGAAAAACTCCCCCGAGAGCCCGTCATGTCAACAGTGGTTAACTCGCGCACCCCGCTCCCCATCTCGAAGCCAGAGCCTGTCAGGGAAAGGATCATCCACGTGAGCCTTACCCCTAGGCTTCAGAGTTTGAAGTCACGGGTGCAGTTCCTGGTCAAGAATGAGGGCGGGCAGAGGAGAGCGAGGGCTGAACTGAGGTATCGGTTGGGACGGGTGCAGATTCATGCCCGGAGggcggtgttggagagggcgatTGATGAGATTTTgtgcgggggtggggggggggggcgcgGGTAATAGCTCGGATGTTGagatgagggagagaggtgaCGAGACGGGTGACGAGACAGATGGAGAGGATAGTCAGGATGAGGGCGGCAGCCCAGAGACCGGCACAGGGGGTAACAAGGACGATAAGCAGGAGCCAACGCCGGTGCTGGATGCATTCGAGGTTCTAAGGCGTAAGGACAGCAGCGACTCTGATGTTTCTATGAGCGATCTGCTGTCTCCCGGACGAATTGCAGTGTCAACTTTTCGGTCGACGGCGAGGTTACCATTTCGGACGCCTCGTACGAGGACCCGAACGAGACTGGTGTTGCACAGCAGTCCGAACATCTCAGCAATCCTGAGACCCTGAAACGTCCTGCGACCCCTAAGCTGCCCGAGAAATCGAGCGATACCCAGAACCCCAAGCACCCTGAGGCCTCTACACCTACTCCTGTTCCCAGCCGCCTTGAGAAACCCGTCGACCTTGAAAACTCGAAGCCCCCAGAGCCCACTGCGCTCCCTGACACTCATCCGCCCCCCGAGCCTACTACAACCCCCAAGCCTACCACACCCCCTCAGGGTTCCGGACTTCAACTTACCAGATGACTTGGCAAATAAGCCCGACTTCGACGAACAGCTATCTCTTATTGGTCTCGACATCATTTACGACTAGGTTGAACCAGGCAAAGACACCAGGTACGCCACTGTAGCTTTGGCGAATCTTTGCTTACCTAAAGGATGGGGCATGAGGATAGTGTACTAGGATGACGTGTTTTAGACAGGGCAAGATAGCTACCATTTGATCAACGAACACACATTGTCCCGAGAGGCCGTTCAACTTGCTGTGACAGCAAATAGGCCGAAGCCTGGCCCACTGCTTATTACACCATACTCTGACATGTATACCACACAAATAAACCAACAATGAACCACCAATATACTTTAACCAAACGCCATGCCCGCCTGCCATGTTTCATAAgacaaaaaagagaagaaagcgGAGGGTATATCACAATACCAAAATACCACCGCAATCACTGCTTCCCCGTCTCCGTAATCCCATCAGCCTTTGTCTCAACAACCTTGTACACACCCGCATTACCCTCACCCGCCGCAGCCCGCTCATAAGCCTCATCACTCCTATCACACAACACCTCAATATCAGCATCACTGAGCACCTCCTTGTCCCCACTAAACTTGTACACCTGCCCATCcttcagcagcagcgcctTGAGTGTTTCCTTGTCCAAGTCCTCTCTCATGTCAATCTTTTGCCCCATCGTCCTGAACCCACCCTTTTTGATCACCAGCTTCTCCAACCGTCTCTTTGCGTCTGCACTCCCCAATAGCTCGTCCTCTACCGTGTCCTTGGTAGCCAACCGGTACACAACCACCGGTCTTGTCTGACCAATCCTGTGAGCGCGATCTTGCGCTTGTAAATCCTGCTGCGGGTTCCAGTCACTATCAAACAAGATGACGGTGTCAGCCGAAGCAAGGTTGATGCCCTGCCCCCCTGCCCTCGTGGTCAACAAGAAGATCTTGAGCTCAGGGTCCTTGTTGAAATCCTCAATCTGCGCCTGGCGGTCCTCCTGCGCTACTGACCCATCGATGCGACATACCGGCCACCCGCGCAGGTCGGCGCAGTACGACTCGAGCAGATCAAGCTGCTTGTTGAACTGGCTGAAGATGAGTACCTTGTGGCCGCGCTCAAACAAGGCGGGGAGTAACctgtcaagaagcagcaTCTTCCCTGAAGCAGTGACGATGGACTCGTCCGCTTCGCAGTCGTAAAAGTGATGGGGGGAGTTGCACACCAGACGGAGCTGCATGACGGGGTTGCCGAGTTTCTTGAGGGAGATCTCGCGTTTGGCAAGCTCGAGGGTTTTGGCTCGTTCGAATTCATCGGTGTCTTCGTCGAGGCCATTATGTGCCTGCAGTTCGGTTTCCGCCTCGAGTTGTTTGGCCAACTTGGCCTCAaaggcgtcgtcgtcgagcaTGTCGTCGTCTGAATCGGCGTCTTTGTAGGATTTGCGGCCTCGTCGTGGTCGGCCGCGGACACTACTAGGGGTGGACTGACGACTTGACTTGACGCTCTTGGGGGCGGGAGACTGCGGTGCTGGTGAGGCCTTGCGCTTGGTGCTGCCCTTCCGTGGTGATTCGCGAATCGGAAGGACAGCTTCTGCCGCAGCACCTTGTTTCTTAGCCAGGGTTGCTGCTTTGGGAGGACGCCCACTAGGTCGCTTTCCCATCATGAGGGCAAAGGCATTCTTCTtcgctggaggagctggtggctcTTCCATCTTGACTGACATCGGGCTTGTCCTTGCGGTCGATGATGTGACCTCACTCTCCGTGTCTGGCTTCACGCTGCTTGACCTAGAGGAGCGTGTGCTGCGACTGGGCGATAATGCTGAGCTGTTGGCAGCTGTGAGCCTCTCCACGACCTTGTTTTCCAAGTAGGCCCGAGTGTCGATATTCTTATCGCTGATAGCGTTGTACAAGTCTGTCTGCTCCCTGGTCATCGGCGCATACAAAACATACTCTCTCTTTTTGGGCAGGTACTTGGCGACATCAGCCTTGACTCTGCGCAGAAGCAAAGGCTGCAACACCACGTGCATCTTCTTGACGAGTTCTTGCTTGGCCTTATCAGCAATGAACTCTTCGgttccttcttcatcctcgaggTCACTAAAGTCGAACCAGCTCTCGAAGGACTCCCAATCACTGAAGATCTTGGGCAACAAAAAGTTCAGCAATGACCACAGCTCCTTGAGGTTGTTCTGAAGAGGAGTGCCGGTAATCAGGAGTCGGGTGGCAGAGGTGAATGTCTTGAGTTCCCGGAACAGCTTGGAGTCAAAGTTCTTCATCCGGTGACCCTCGTCAATGATGATAAACTCCCAATTTATCTTGGAAAGGTTGGCACGGTCACGGATGACCATCTCATAGGTCGTGCAGACGACGGGAAACTTATTCGTAGGTCTGCCTCCCACGAGATGTTTGTTGATCTGGTTCTTGAAAATGCCGATACGCTGCTCGGGGGTGCCGTGGTACATGCAAACAGGGATTGAGGGGACCCATTTGTGAAACTCATTCATCCAGTTCGATAGTGTACTCAACGGAGCAACAATCAGATGTGGACCGAGGTAATTTTCTTGCTCGCGGAGGAGAGCAATCAGGGAGATGGTTTGAATGGTTTTGCCTGGAGGTTATTAGCATGTCAGTGTTAACGAAGCCGTGTAAGTGCTTGCATACCGAGACCCATCTCGTCAGCCAAAATGCCACTCATTCCCTGTACGCAAATCTCGTACATCCAAGTAAGACCCTCCAACTGGTAGTCTCGCATGGTGCCGCCAACCAAGCACTTGGGCTGCTTGGCCATGGTCAAGTCATGTTCTCCCAGTGTCTTGCCATCCAAGCCTGTTCCAACTCGGCCGAGGACTTTGGTCTTGTCTGTAAGAATGCTGCTAAACGCTGCACTCTGGGCGAGAAGAGCATCCAGGTCCTTTCCCTTAGCCTCACGCTCCTCCTTTGTCAAGGGTCTTCGCTTCCATTTCTTCTTGCgcttctcctcagccttgagaTTCGCGAGGTgggccttttcctcctcggcggcgagTATTTGCTCCTCTCTCAGCTTGGTGTAGCTCATTTTGGGCTTCTCGGCTTCCATCGTATCGGCGGACGCCATCGGGGCGGAAGCGAGCGATGGTGCGCAAGGGCTGATATGGTGTCGCAATGGAGAGCTACTAGGGAAGTCGTGATCGGACGAAAAACGCTGCTATCGCACGTCCGGATGAAAGAGTGCGGTCGCAAGTCGCAATTGGGAgcgaggggtgggagggatgtCCCGGTCGTCAAAGCACGGCGGAATGCAACTCGCCACCACGCAGAAATCGTCGAGCAGTCGAACAATGAAGGCCAATCGAGTGGCCCAAATATTAAGCAGACAGTAGATTGTAGTAAAAAAGGACTTGACCGTCCAGAAAATTCAAGGGATCCTCCAAGAAGAGACAAGAGTGGCACTTCCCCCCAaaatggtgagaaaacacCAAAGGCAAAACAGTTTTGACAAAATCAATTAACAGAGGCGCGTCGATGCACGCGACGGGCGATGGCGATTTTAATCGATTTCTGCACGCGTCAAAGAAGCAACGACGCGCAGTCACGCGCTTTTCCCAAAGCGACGAAGGTGCCAAGACAACCGTTCTGCCCCCCCGTATTCCTGCCTGAAAGCCAAGGTCAGAAAATGCTAGAGCTCAAGCTGCCCCTCCTTTTGACTCAGAAAAAAGTGCCCCGCATTGAACATTGAACAGCTTCAATCAAGTCTATCATATTCCCGACCAACGGGATACACCAACCACGCTGTCCTTCCTCCGCCCCTCCTTTGCTGCTCTCCGAAGCGCAATCCCTCTTTCCACCAGTCGACCATTCCAGTCACGACGACTTTCCCCCCTGTTTTTCCTGTCGAACCCGCGCATCATGGCCTACCTCGACTCCCAGAAATACACCCCCGCCGAGGAAACTGAGATCCAATCCTGGCTCTCCAAGGCCTCCTCCGTGTCTCCCGAtaactcctccctcctcgacgagATTAACAATACCCTCGCCACccgcaccaccgccctcggcaccaagccctccaaagcCGATATTGTTCTGTATGAGTCCCTCGCGCCCCTCGTCAAGTCCTGGGGCCCCGAGCAGCGCACCGGCGAGCACGGCCACCCCAACATTGTTCGCCTCGTTGACTTTGTGCAAAACTCACCCTTTTTCGGGCTCGAcgtcaaggacaaggtcgaggtcgatgtTGAGGATATTCGCTATGTCAAGCCCGTCGTTGAcgccaaggccgagaaggagaggttgaagaaggagaaggctgctgctgctgctgctgccgccgccgctggtgGTAACGCTGAGCAAAAGACCCTCGTCGACCGCACAAAGGAGGCTGCCCAAACAGTCGTTGAAAAGGCCGTCGAAGCCAAGAACACCGTTGTCGAGGCTGTCACTGGCgacgctgccgccgccgctggtgCCAAGccccaaaagcaaaagaaggaaaagaaggagaagaagggccgCGagcccgcccctcccccacctccccaggtCCTCTCGCCGTGCCTGATCGACCTCCGTGTTGGCCACATCCTCAAGGCGATCAAGCACCCCGAAGCTGACTCCCTTTATgtctccaccatcgccatggGCGACAAGCCCGGCACCGACGACACCACCGAAGTCGACGGTCAAATCTGCCGCACTGTCTGCTCGGGTTTGAACGGGTTGGTTCCTCTTGAGGAGATGCAAGGCcgcaaggtggtggtggtgtgcaaCCTTAAGCCGGTCAAGATGAGGGGCATCAA is a window from the Podospora pseudocomata strain CBS 415.72m chromosome 6, whole genome shotgun sequence genome containing:
- a CDS encoding hypothetical protein (antiSMASH:Cluster_4), with the translated sequence MAPKRYNNKAPKAPKAPKNHKTTSKVKKVQAPITTRVTRSRARESGEELVSLDMYASTRTRRKTTKATVTNPTVINTTVNNPTVDTPTVNSTAVTNTTVTIEIKVTPSKAPGTEEIKLNPPTKRKASTETPRDLESPPRKLARNGRAPKSPSSPKKTPTEKQVGQPPVTQTEVPATQTEKVTQVDPNSSTSSSGIGSVSVGSSNFASPAGSEKSDSTGGISSLNSGSNSEKNPSSPGSPNKPPSDSGSDSNPQNLDRAPFPAHTNGFFTALVSLLEIADNVRGLKQTIDETPGVSPNWADSERYSRYSSSTESSLYSF
- a CDS encoding hypothetical protein (COG:S; antiSMASH:Cluster_4; EggNog:ENOG503P3D7), giving the protein MNFLSAFRAPTRLEAQWFKVGLVSSFPDLGIDEEDTHTLAHTRTCNTDTAPGCKVFHIPKDDPSSGNEVPVPENEAAGDMTDQVLVFKRKGTFHAIDHQCPHSSFPLSQGLPFDIEDFGIVLSAGITCPKHGWSFDLFSGRADRGNYKLKVWEVQLRDAANDASDKEVWVRRKQRIG
- the IRC5 gene encoding putative ATPase (COG:A; EggNog:ENOG503NX78; antiSMASH:Cluster_4), which gives rise to MASADTMEAEKPKMSYTKLREEQILAAEEEKAHLANLKAEEKRKKKWKRRPLTKEEREAKGKDLDALLAQSAAFSSILTDKTKVLGRVGTGLDGKTLGEHDLTMAKQPKCLVGGTMRDYQLEGLTWMYEICVQGMSGILADEMGLGKTIQTISLIALLREQENYLGPHLIVAPLSTLSNWMNEFHKWVPSIPVCMYHGTPEQRIGIFKNQINKHLVGGRPTNKFPVVCTTYEMVIRDRANLSKINWEFIIIDEGHRMKNFDSKLFRELKTFTSATRLLITGTPLQNNLKELWSLLNFLLPKIFSDWESFESWFDFSDLEDEEGTEEFIADKAKQELVKKMHVVLQPLLLRRVKADVAKYLPKKREYVLYAPMTREQTDLYNAISDKNIDTRAYLENKVVERLTAANSSALSPSRSTRSSRSSSVKPDTESEVTSSTARTSPMSVKMEEPPAPPAKKNAFALMMGKRPSGRPPKAATLAKKQGAAAEAVLPIRESPRKGSTKRKASPAPQSPAPKSVKSSRQSTPSSVRGRPRRGRKSYKDADSDDDMLDDDAFEAKLAKQLEAETELQAHNGLDEDTDEFERAKTLELAKREISLKKLGNPVMQLRLVCNSPHHFYDCEADESIVTASGKMLLLDRLLPALFERGHKVLIFSQFNKQLDLLESYCADLRGWPVCRIDGSVAQEDRQAQIEDFNKDPELKIFLLTTRAGGQGINLASADTVILFDSDWNPQQDLQAQDRAHRIGQTRPVVVYRLATKDTVEDELLGSADAKRRLEKLVIKKGGFRTMGQKIDMREDLDKETLKALLLKDGQVYKFSGDKEVLSDADIEVLCDRSDEAYERAAAGEGNAGVYKVVETKADGITETGKQ
- the ARC1 gene encoding G4 quadruplex nucleic acid binding protein (BUSCO:EOG09263JFQ; EggNog:ENOG503P07W; antiSMASH:Cluster_4; COG:J); this translates as MAYLDSQKYTPAEETEIQSWLSKASSVSPDNSSLLDEINNTLATRTTALGTKPSKADIVLYESLAPLVKSWGPEQRTGEHGHPNIVRLVDFVQNSPFFGLDVKDKVEVDVEDIRYVKPVVDAKAEKERLKKEKAAAAAAAAAAGGNAEQKTLVDRTKEAAQTVVEKAVEAKNTVVEAVTGDAAAAAGAKPQKQKKEKKEKKGREPAPPPPPQVLSPCLIDLRVGHILKAIKHPEADSLYVSTIAMGDKPGTDDTTEVDGQICRTVCSGLNGLVPLEEMQGRKVVVVCNLKPVKMRGIKSSAMVLAASPKIKEGEVDDHKGPVELVNPPADAKAGERVYFEGWAGEPEKVLNPKKKIWETFQPGFTTTDDLEVAFDAGVVEALEGKTGLGKLVTESGGVCKVKSLTGAQVR
- a CDS encoding hypothetical protein (antiSMASH:Cluster_4) — encoded protein: MTARTQSQKHHERKTGEIPPPPESLFHELTLVVENNQDKAPNMPNNQDHPAGSPEYQAGCRPDLPKVPKVDAMMMAVLWTIPAGTRKYVDQHRGEKNLPFALVVLGGTYNLPRLAPFNPRNGTCSQYRTNQNTSGMHRERMRKVTSPVRVWILM